A stretch of the Metopolophium dirhodum isolate CAU chromosome 8, ASM1992520v1, whole genome shotgun sequence genome encodes the following:
- the LOC132950285 gene encoding uncharacterized protein LOC132950285 isoform X1 — MNTLQRNQPQRMVMKMTGRRKHPVWTHFDEITSVGKSKRAMCKDCKLSIVALVERMIKHKIACTPLVNENKTFEKKYSIYDPVENNSIATTNLWKDSSSDSNFEHVAKSTKYVPLSLPINQSDKEEFETCSSITNSEKKRLDGQVARMIYTTNSLKIIKPPKFRAMIEMLRPEYKLPNGFNIANKLQADAENQHFNWSQTSEDSYAEANDTNASGYEADSVLASMMHESMDDYHNQEPIVDVQEPQTWSSCRKYRGMQPVTGGDYSDDDGGGYSSRKMMRMSRPDAPSDEFNTFSDYVAERMRNLKADKALQLMARRDIEQVLFKYEMKLLEQKRDSQQHQQPDTEAATTSKSISPSPVSDLEQQ, encoded by the exons ATGAACACTTTACAAAGGAATCAACCACAACGAATGGTCATGAAAATGACCGGTAGAAGAAAACACCCCGTGTGGACTCATTTCGATGAAATTACCTCGGTTGGAAAATCGAAACGAGCTATGTGTAAGGACTGTAAACTGTCAATAGTAGCATTAGTCGAAAGGATGATAAAACACAAGATTGCCTGTACACCGCTCgttaatgaaaacaaaacttttgaaaaaaagtatagCATCTATGATCCTGTGGAAAATAATAGCATAGCAACTACAAATTTATGGAAAGACTCATCATCGgattctaattttgaacacg tggccaaaagtacaaaatatgtaccttTGTCATTGCCGATAAATCAATCTGATAAAGAGGAATTTGAAACATGTAGTAGTATTacaaattcagaaaaaaaaagacTTGATGGTCAGGTGGCCAGGATGATTTATACAACTAATtctttgaaaataatcaaaccCCCAAAATTCAGGGCAATGATTGAAATGTTACGGCCCGAGTATAAATTACCAAATGGTTTCAATATAGCTAACAAGTTA CAAGCGGACGCagaaaatcaacattttaattggaGTCAAACCTCTGAGGACAGTTATGCAGAAGCAAATGACACAAATGCAAGTGGCTATGAGGCGGACAGTGTGCTGGCTTCAATGATGCATGAGTCCATGGACGATTACCACAACCAGGAACCAATTGTGGACGTCCAGGAGCCACAAACATGGTCATCGTGTAGAAAATACCGCGGTATGCAGCCAGTAACTGGCGGAGATTATTCAGACGATGATGGTGGAGGCTACAGTAGCAGGAAGATGATGCGAATGTCTAGGCCTGATGCACCATCTGATGAGTTTAATACATTCTCAGACTATGTGGCTGAACGGATGCGTAACCTTAAAGCCGACAAAGCTCTACAACTAATGGCTCGACGAGACATTGAACAAGTATTGTTCAAGTATGAAATGAAGTTGTTGGAGCAGAAGAGAGATTCACAACAACACCAACAACCCGACACTGAGGCGGCAACTACGTCAAAGTCCATTTCACCATCACCTGTCAGTGACTTAGAACAACAGTAg